The nucleotide window GGTTGAAAGCTCGAGTGATGAGGAGTTTCCTGCCTCACCAAAGCGACCCAGACCACCATCATTGCCATCAACTTCAACACCTGTAACTCCGCTTGCTCTATCTCCTGCCCCACCGCGCTCTCCAACCCCACCTTGCTTCCCCAACCAAACTTTGGACAATAGTGCAGCCTCTTCTTTCCATTGCCCTGGTAATTTTCTTTTAACTCTTTTCAATTATTTGCAAGCATTGTACATTAGCTCTATTGATTTACAGAATTTTCAGCTTCATTAAATTAAAGCAATTGACACATGTTTGAATTGTTTCaattaaaaccagaatgcaaaatgcattgaggtttcgatgacttcaatgcactagacttctgcttgttagtatataaccagaactagctgttacaataacactatggcatgctaacacaggtcagtctgtacgtggttatacacacctccatcaaaaacagtagggttcttgtactcaatgttatgaatccgcacaccaagtattacaaaccaaaccaaatcgctaataactttgcacattaaggttgcagaggagtccacttatggacaatttagattggaatacGCCCACGAAACTtgaaagaatcaacttgaaagaagctaacacaggtcactggaggtcaacctgaggtcaaaggtcacccaaatgcaggtcgactattgtattacaatagcgtaactcccaaccttgatggacatttggttctcaagttattgcaaaaatactagtttttgacccctgattgacctttgttgacattggatcacatgactgttatgttttgaaacaatcccttaccccattcacaactagtcccaaaatatcaaccttgttggaacctgtcaatggtagtttcacaagttgagaaaaactaggccaacattacagccaactccatgaagtgaaaacaaatctcaagttcacaggtgcttgacctagtttctccttggcagctggccaagaaatgttttgaaattcgtggtacctgtgcaacttacatccaaccagaactaccaatgatctacaaatattttctagagaaGGCATGCTTCGCCATTCAAATGCACTATTCCATCAAAATCACATCAACTTtttagcaaaatatccataCGGATGAGTGACAAGTGTTGCAGTAGCTCtagcacttttatatatctatggtctgcaagcaagccttggaagacactgttttacacacacacacacatgtatgtagctatgtacatagtaattcaggacttctagcgacacacttaagtcaatggggatattgtcgcgagttcggattcaaatctacggatgcccgtaagatcattttcaattgtcaataggctctcctattcttatgaggcgaatcgCCCATGTCATCTACTTATTAGGCTGGACGATGGGAGATACCTATATTATGAAAAGGTATGAAAaaagttgacccctggtgaccctaaatgaccttcgacatccaccaaaaacgataggctttttgtacttaatgtggtcaacctacataccaaatatgaaatcaatccaagctttgcttcttgagatatcatgtttacaagcttctcactatttgacccctggtgaccttaaatgacctctgacctacaccaaaaacaataggcttcttgtactcaataaggtactcctatgtaccaaatatgagaactgtccaagcttcccttcttgagatatcgtgtttacaagctgggcgtcacaaacgcacacacacacgcatgattgtaaatgttacgattatcatcgaaaccaaaaatgctAAGGTATGAAGACAAAGTAATATTTGTtactatttaatattatttatttatattcttgtgaattgttatttattattaaattgatgctaaatatgcaacaacaaaaaatgaaagacctaatgtacagtataatttTTAAGGGAACACAGTTTTACTATGACACATGGAGTTTATAGGAATGTAACtaagtttattttgttgttgtcaactTTTATTAGATTTTGAAAAAAGGGTAATCTCGATGCTGACGGAGATTAAGGCGGAGGTTCAGCACAACAAGTTGCTGCTAAAAACACTGACTGAGGCAAACGTCCTACCAGAGAGTGAAGAAGACGATTGGCTAAATGAATTTCCTCTAAAGTCCCTTGAAGGTATAACTTCTTTGGaggaaaaacttaaaaatgacACAGGATCAAGGAAAAAACTGgtaagaaatgttttttgtgtgtttttgatTGCACGTTTTTAAAGAAACCAGTAGTGTAAGCGTTCTATGATTGAGTTTTAGACTAAATGTAACTTGCTGTAATTTCGTGCTCCATCAATTTGTAATATAAAGTTAATGAAAACCTTTTCACAGCCATATTAAATAGACATATGATGCTATGTGGTCTATAAGTCTCATATTTCAACCCAAGTTATAAGTGTAGATGGCACAGTTTAAAATTTGCTCTATGAGCCTTATAATtgcatattgctttaaaaaTTGCACTACTCTTTTTTCAACTGGGAGTGGTAGGAGTCTTACAGTTTTAAACAATCTTGCCAAACTCTTAGATACTTATGCACCCAGTGACCCCACTCCTGTCATACGTGGTATGTCATAAGTCATACCTCTATCTGAGatatatttgcattatttttttgaaaaaattgtATCTCTGTTAACTacatacattttgaaatatattactttttaaTTATACTTCTTGTAGTAATGTTTACCAAATACATATttttagaaaataaattaattacaacTAATGTAATACTAATAGTAGTGTGGTGGTAAATAACAAGTAAACAATTCATAACTTATTACAACTGGATAACATAAACTTTGTTCcttaataaatttcatttttttttcgcaATCACCTCCTTATATAGGTCCAGAAGCTGTCTATGATAGGTGGGACCAACTTGGATAGTAGTGTGAGAAGGATTTTATCATTCCTAATGAGCAGTGCCTTGGCCACAAAATTCAACTGGTTAGGCAGGGGGAGTGCCGAAAAGAAAGCCTTTTCTACCCTTCTTCTGAAAGATTTGATTTTTAGTAAGTATACAAATgcctataataaaaaaaataaaatcgtcCCAGTTGTTCaaatggtatatatactgtgacAAACTAACAGTGCTTCAATGATGCATCATGTAACATGTAGAAAAGCTTCACACTGAACTACACACAAACATTATGCATTGTATACATCTTTCCCAAAAGGCCAAGGCCCATATTTTAACCATCAAGCAACTTTGTGTAGATTGAATGGTTTTGTCAGACTGCAATGTGTGACTGTAATTCATATAAGATAATGTACTCATCTTTGCAAAGCGCTGAGCAGAGCAGTAAAATTGGACCAAGTTGATAAGTATCATCAATGCCCTCCAATCATTTGGGATGAGACTTGCctgaaataaacaacataatatCAATTAAGCCATGCGGTCAGTCATTAGATTACATTTTCTCTTGGTTTATTCATGTGATTATACTTATAATTGCTCTTCGTTTTTTCCTATTGTCCCTAGGGGCCATCTCAAGAAACCCTTTGACAAAAACAGCAACCCAGTCACAGGTGGAAGCAGTCATTAAATTATGGCTAAAACATGCTGCAGACCGGACTGGTGCCCGCAAGGACAGGCAGGCACAACAGCCAGATTGTCAGCTTGATTAAAGTCAAATACTTTAAATTCAACATAAGCCTAGATCATCTTTCCATTATCAATATCAAGACTGCTTTCCCATTGTTTAACTTTAGTGTGACACTTTTGAACTGTCATTAAACTGTTCCTTTCACTTAACATGCCTTGTAAATAGTAATGGCTATATTATAGTCTTCTAACACATTTTGAAGACTATAGCAGTAAAAGTAATCAGTAAAAAAATCTTGCAGGGTCTACATCCTTGCATCAAATGCAATTCCATTCTCCTAGTGAAAGATATTTTATTACAATTCAAAGTAGTCCTTAGCCTCATATCAGCCCAAAGTGCCTGCATGACATATAAACTACATGCTGGAGCCTGGTGGTATTCTGTTTGCTTCCTGGTTCCTCCAGTGCCTTTCCCAGAGGATGGTGCTActttttttcttacaaattaAGAGTGCTTAAATACAAAATGGTGAGTTATTATATAAGATTGGTAGTGACCAGAAGCCATTCTGGCAATTTTCTTATCCCACCATACTTTTGGTGACTATTATCAAGTTACCACCCCCAGTTTAAAAGTAGTCTgcataggccccaaattatagcacttTATAATTGCTAgacattttcaaaaagtattttcctggaggtcgttattctccaaattgttctcggaCATTTTCTTAATGAACACCCAAGACGAAAGAATTTCTCAGTGGGGTAAATTTCTTCGAAGGcggtaataaaaacaatttaagaattatgaccaaaagtgaccataTTTAAATTTCTGGCATAATTCGCGGAAATACTGCATACCTTTATTTCTACTCTGCAGTAATTGACTAAGCAACTGAGAACGAGTAACATTAGATTAAACAACTGATGGGATAAATATGTACTTACCTATCAACTCTATCGATACTGCTCATTCCGTGTTTTTGGTAGCACGATATCTGTATTATTGCGTTTATTctcgtattaattggaaaacaaattATTAGGCTGGAATGGCGATCCGTAACAAGTGTTATGAGGCGGTTTACTGCTACGAGTGTGACGACGCCTTGTGAGCTCGGTATAACTGGTATCTCGATTTCTCGCCCTTGCTCAAGTAAATGAGTCAAATATTCCGTTGATTATAAGATTACCTCTCTCGTCTCTAAATTAAAGTCCAATTAGCGTTGTTAAGTTACTTCAAGATACTGATAAGAAACCATGTTTACTTAAATAGCCTGTACGTCCGCAAACAACGATCACTAGCTAAGAGCGATTGTTTCGACTAACTTTTCACTACTGACATGCCTCTGAAATAAGAACTCTTGGGCTCACTCATGTTCGGGCATCTGGTCACTCATTGGTTCAATGTTACCTAATTCATCAAATCTGTCATTGAAAGGACCAACCAAGAGTGAGAAAGAAACGTCACGTGCTGtttatctttttattgttttttttttctgaattgaCTAGACGTCTGAAATAGCGGGTCAAGcaatttcttatgtttttctttttaagggATTGTGGGAACCAAGGGAATGTCAAAAGTGCAACGAGGTTAATGACCTTACATCTTGTAGATAGACAGAATGTGGTATATGCACAAAGGCACCGACATTTCCAATCTACGTGTGTCTAGTAACGACTCCAGAACTGatgtaaaaatatttatatttcgaAATTTCAGTTGTATTACAGACTAGGCAATCACTACTTGTTTTGGATTGCTGTTATGGGAAAATGCTCGtggatttcaatatttattttttacattgttttattttgttggtaattttcctttttgtacTTCTCGAGTGTTTTCGGGATTTTCCCTACCTCTAGTGTAGTGAATGCGAGAAGGCATATTTTGGTGGGAGATTAGTACCGTGACCTAGCGGTGTCAAACCTATTCTACTTGTAAAATGCGATACCAATAGGACTGCATGGactattttctttacatttgtgtaatgaaccgTAGGCGGTTGCAGTGATATTACGGTAAATCGTTACCGCCATAAGGGCGacagaaatttttttttctttctttcgattgcgacaacTTTTCTCCAtaaaacccacctggtcagagtgtaTTTAGGTTAAGAAACGTTGGAATCTaattcggaagtttgttttctgaaattcatGAGGAAACTATGAATGGGACTTTAACATATGGCATTTCATCGGCGGTGGGGTGTAACTCGTACGACAATGTACATGTAGAGCGCTCCTTTTTACCACAACGGTTTATGTTGATAAGTTTGGAACAACAGTCAACAACTTCCATTGCCTTTTAATAAACATGCAGCTGTAGTAACATATAGTCTGTGCTATGTAGCGCATTTTACCTCTATTAACTTTATAGTAGACTTTTCTTGTGACTTTATGATATTATTGTAATCAAATATAAAAGGGCCGTTTTCTTTTAAAACGAAATATTTCAATCAActcatgtttttcatttttcgatttaaaacaaacttacCATACATTGTTAGTAAACTATAAACCAAGCCAGAGTCAATCCGACGTTAAAATGATGTGTTACAAAGACGTCCACTTAACGTCGTTTGGTATATCGAAGAGACGGCCAAACATCGGACCAACGAATAAtggacggtttcatcgacgtcAAATCAACGTCGACATTAAATGTTGGAAAAACGTCCAATGAACGTCGTTTGAACGGTATACCGaagagtcggccaaacgtcggaccaacgaatattggacggtttcatcgacgtcGATTCGATGTCGACATTAAATGTTGGAAAGACGTCAAATGAACGTCGTTTGAAAGGTATACCAAAGAGTCGGCCAAAGGTCGGACCAACGAATTGtggacggtttcatcgacgtcGATTCGACGTCGACATTAAATGTTGGAAAGACGTGAAATGAACGTCGTTTGAACGGTATAACGTagagtcggccaaacgtcggaccGACGATTATTGGACGGTTTTATCGACGTCGTTTCGACGTCGACATTGAATGTTGGGAAGACGTCCAGTTAACGTCGTTTCAACGTATACCGAAGAGTCGACCAAACGTCGGACCTACGATTAttggacggtttcatcgacgtcGAATCGACGTCGACATTAATTGTTGGAAAGACGTCCAATGTACGTCGTTTTAACTGTATACCGaagagtcggccaaacgtcggaccaacgattaatggacggtttcatcgacgtcAAATCAACGTCGACATTAAATGTTGGCAAAACTTCCAATGAACGTCGTTTGAACGGTATACCGaagagtcggccaaacgtcggaccaacgaatattggacggtttcatcgacgtcGATTCGACGTCGACATTAA belongs to Apostichopus japonicus isolate 1M-3 chromosome 4, ASM3797524v1, whole genome shotgun sequence and includes:
- the LOC139966667 gene encoding uncharacterized protein isoform X2 codes for the protein MDPLYHIVEFTDSKEIAIINEKWMVSEGTCLWPPFKSSASLAKALKTTTEPETSWKAFKIRKLYATNSYDKAVSKLRQAEDESDLQTGDEEVTIGRKRKPNQRYMVESSSDEEFPASPKRPRPPSLPSTSTPVTPLALSPAPPRSPTPPCFPNQTLDNSAASSFHCPDFEKRVISMLTEIKAEVQHNKLLLKTLTEANVLPESEEDDWLNEFPLKSLEGITSLEEKLKNDTGSRKKLVQKLSMIGGTNLDSSVRRILSFLMSSALATKFNWLGRGSAEKKAFSTLLLKDLIFRAISRNPLTKTATQSQVEAVIKLWLKHAADRTGARKDRQAQQPDCQLD
- the LOC139966667 gene encoding uncharacterized protein isoform X1, which translates into the protein MPLLSMDPLYHIVEFTDSKEIAIINEKWMVSEGTCLWPPFKSSASLAKALKTTTEPETSWKAFKIRKLYATNSYDKAVSKLRQAEDESDLQTGDEEVTIGRKRKPNQRYMVESSSDEEFPASPKRPRPPSLPSTSTPVTPLALSPAPPRSPTPPCFPNQTLDNSAASSFHCPDFEKRVISMLTEIKAEVQHNKLLLKTLTEANVLPESEEDDWLNEFPLKSLEGITSLEEKLKNDTGSRKKLVQKLSMIGGTNLDSSVRRILSFLMSSALATKFNWLGRGSAEKKAFSTLLLKDLIFRAISRNPLTKTATQSQVEAVIKLWLKHAADRTGARKDRQAQQPDCQLD